A genomic window from Sulfurospirillum diekertiae includes:
- a CDS encoding ABC transporter permease: MQKNLSFYLVKKYLRFDKSQPFITVISLLAFFGVAIGLTVLMVAMAIMNGFDKEFEKKLFTMNYPLSIYSRSFSPVDQTQLNALQEQFPKLKFSPYISTQVIIKKGNRLEGGMLFGVNFEQEAKINAIVAEAIKGKTLDKYDLITGSEIAKTHLFAQDEKATLIFTKNDPGGMSLIPKMKRFNFQGSFRSGLMAYDKAYMYTTLDSLAQVMQYEVGQFDGIHIYSDEPFVDIEKIRKVLPDDLGIVGWWQMNGNFFAALALEKRALFIVLMLIILIASLNIISSLLMTVMNRRKEIALLLSLGAYKKEIKNTFFYLGLVIGGGGMLFGILLGGLALFVLGSFDIISLPADVYGTAKLPLDLSMLDFVLIVIGTSFIVTLSSYYPAHKATQINVLDTLRNE; encoded by the coding sequence GTGCAAAAAAATCTTAGTTTTTACCTTGTCAAAAAGTATTTACGTTTTGACAAGTCACAACCTTTTATTACGGTTATTTCACTTCTTGCTTTTTTTGGCGTAGCTATTGGATTGACAGTCCTTATGGTTGCTATGGCGATTATGAATGGATTTGATAAAGAGTTTGAAAAAAAACTCTTTACCATGAATTATCCACTCTCTATCTATTCACGAAGTTTTTCTCCTGTCGATCAAACTCAACTCAATGCACTGCAAGAGCAGTTTCCAAAACTTAAATTTAGTCCTTATATCTCGACACAAGTGATTATCAAAAAAGGTAATCGTTTGGAAGGCGGCATGCTCTTTGGTGTTAATTTTGAACAAGAAGCAAAAATTAATGCAATTGTTGCTGAAGCTATTAAAGGAAAGACGCTCGATAAATATGATCTGATTACAGGGAGTGAAATTGCTAAAACACATCTTTTTGCACAAGATGAAAAAGCAACACTTATCTTTACCAAAAATGATCCTGGTGGTATGAGCCTCATTCCTAAAATGAAACGTTTTAATTTTCAGGGCTCATTTCGTTCTGGCTTAATGGCGTATGATAAAGCTTATATGTATACAACACTTGATTCATTAGCGCAAGTGATGCAGTATGAAGTTGGTCAATTTGATGGGATTCATATTTATTCGGACGAACCATTTGTGGATATTGAAAAAATTCGTAAAGTTCTCCCTGATGATCTAGGCATTGTGGGTTGGTGGCAGATGAATGGTAACTTTTTTGCAGCTTTAGCGCTTGAGAAAAGGGCTTTATTTATTGTTTTGATGCTTATTATTTTAATTGCTTCTTTAAATATTATTAGCTCGCTTTTAATGACAGTTATGAATAGGCGTAAAGAAATTGCTTTATTACTCTCCTTGGGTGCGTATAAAAAAGAGATCAAAAATACCTTTTTCTATTTAGGACTTGTGATTGGAGGTGGAGGAATGCTGTTTGGTATTTTGCTTGGCGGGTTGGCACTTTTTGTGCTAGGTTCGTTTGATATTATCTCTTTACCAGCAGATGTCTATGGAACAGCTAAATTACCATTAGATCTTTCAATGCTTGATTTTGTGCTTATCGTCATTGGAACTAGTTTTATTGTAACGCTCTCTTCCTATTATCCCGCGCATAAAGCAACTCAAATTAATGTACTTGATACCTTAAGAAACGAGTAA